Within the Methanobacterium sp. BRmetb2 genome, the region CATCAGCTTCACCTTGAGCATCAGATAATATGCTTGATACTATTTTTTCTGCCCCGGAACTCATCTGATTATCCTCCAAGGATTCCACCGAATACCATGAGCAATATAGCAATCAAGAAACCGTAAATAGCCTGTGTCTCTGGCAACGCAGTAAACAGAATTCCCTGAGCAAACATATCTGGATCTTCTGCAACTGCACCTACACTTCCGGCTGCTGCAATACCTTGACCTAAACCTGAACCTAATCCAGCAAATCCAACGGCTATTCCTGCGCCTATTGCTGCTAAAGCTGTACCTAAAACAATTTCTACCATTTATTTTACCTCCTAATTACTCCTAACTATCTTTGTTAATTTTCTTTTTGCACGAAATGCTCTGAATTTAGAGCTTCCGCCGATGTAAAACTGACTGAAAAATTCAACATAATGCAAACGAAGAGCGTTAATAAATGCTCCAAGTGTTTGGAAAGCACCATTGGCAATGTGTCCTAACACAAATATTATAGGTGCAATGATAAATCCTACATAAGGAATCATCTCTCCAAGGAGACCTGTCAAGATGTTCACTGTCATGGCTATACCACCAGTTGCCAAACACAATGCTAACAACCTGGCGTAAGACAAAATAGTTCCAAGGAATCCTGAAACATCCATCAGTCCAAACAATTTGTTGAAGTACAACAACATCACGAATGCCACAGCAATTACTGCACCACCAATGTAAATTGAACCTATATTGTACAGGAACGATGCGGCTAATAATCCAACTCCCAGTAGCATTACAAGCCATACAATCTGATTACCCATTGCTTCTTTTACTTCTCCTCTAGTTATATTGTTGTAGGCCCCTATAACCAGACCAATTGTAGTATAAATGACACCTACAATTAAAGCCAGGATTAATATGTTTTCTGGATGTTTAAACGAATCAATAGGTGCAATTACTGTAGGGAGTTGCAATCCAAAGAATCTGGGGAAAAAGTCTCCCAACAAACTATTGGTCAAAAGACCTAAAATTACAGCCCATACACCACAAGCAATAAGAACCAGCCCAATTTTACGCATTCCACTATTAACTTTTCCCAATCCTCTGAAAATTATAAACCCTGCCAGGGCAATCACTGCTCCATATCCCGCATCTGTTAAACAAAAACCAAAGAAAAAGGGGAATACAATGGCAACCAGAATTGTTGGATCAATTTCTTTATAACTTGGTGGGGAATACATTTCCACAAAGAGTTGATAAGGTTTGGCAAATCTAGGATTATCAAGATGGACTGGAATTTCCTCACCCTCGGGATTTTCCATTTCCACAACTGAATGGCCATCAGTTGATTCATCTATAATTTTAAGAGCTTCCTGAGACTTCTTTTCAGGAACCCATGCTTCTAACATTACTGTATTCTCTGTTTCCCCAAAAGAAGAGAAAATTTCATTTCGTTCTTTTTCTATTTCTAATTCTTCTTTTAGAACTAGAAGATCATATCTCCATTTTGATGCTACATCGGCCAGTTCATGGAGAATTTTTTCTTTATCAATTTCAATATCTTTTATTCTACTTTCTGATTCTTTTATTACTTTTTCAGGTTTACCAGAAATTCCAGAAACTTCAAACCGTTCAAATTCGAGTTTTCTTAAAATAGAAGATATCTTTTCGCCGAATTCGGCTAAAGTAATAATAATTAAGGTTTTATCATTTTTATCATTATCTTGATCAGCTTTTAGAACAAGTATCTTATCAGTAACTGCATTAGATTCAGTTAAAAATTTATCATAAGCATCTGAAGATAATTTACCGGCTATTACAGATGTATATTTGGTTTTTTCTAAGTCACCTAGATCAATATCAAATTTTTCAAGTTTCTGGGAAACATTTATCCCGTTGGTCAGTTCATTTTTTTCAGAATCGAGTTTACTCAAACTTTCTTCAAGTGCCTTGGTTTTAAGTTCAACCTCACCCAGTAAAGATTCTGCTTTATCTATAAGTTTTTCAGTGCTGAGTTCCTGAACTTCCATCTTAGGTGGCACTTCCGGGCTTATAAAGCCTTTTATTGTGTCCAGGATACTTTTATCACTTTTACTTACAGTTCCCAAAAAATCAACAATTCCTGTTGTTTTCATTAAAAGAGAAGAAATTTTACTGGTATATTGGGTTGCTTTAGAAGGATTTAAAATTAGATTCCATTCAGCATCTTGTTGAATACGTTCTGAAATGTCATGAATCTGCACAATTCCCTTTTCATGTAGGGCATTTACCGCGGAATCAGCATGTTTGTCCAGGGTTATTATTTTTAGTTTGTGCATCTTTGCTGGCATAAACATAGTATCACTATAGAACGCTTTTAACAATTATAGTCACGGATTCATCAACTTTATTGATTGTCTTATTTTTTGTTAATTCCAATGCTTCAGTGGCTTTATTAGATATTTGGTAAGATTCTTTTTTGGCTTTTGTTTCAGCATCAAAAATTATCTTTTCAGCGTCATCACCGGCTTCACTTTTGGCGTTTTCAATAATTTCTTTGGATTTTTCCTTAGCTTCTTCTATCATTTCTGAAGATTTCTGCTTCGAATCTTCTATTAGCTTATCAGCATCATTTTCTGCTTTTTTTATCGTGGTAATGGCTTCCGATATCGTTATCATTTGAATCACCATGGTTTATGCAAAATCTATTAACGATTATATTTATCTTTTACTATTTAATCTTCATATATATTTGAACCTATTCCTATAAAATAAGATCTTATTATTTTTAATCAATTTAGAAATAAGTATTAAAAAATATATAAACTTATTATAAATTAGTAAATATTCCCAAATATCCATTAAATTAGTCTAATATCCTCTTATCCTCCATTCCATCATAATATATCTCATCAATATCAAAAAACTTTCTAAAAGGTTCTTCTCTGGTTTTTTCTTCATAAACATGGGAAATAATTGCAGGAAGTCTTCCGATCATGAAAATACCCGTACCGGTTCTCCAATCAAAACCCAGATCTGATAAAATCCCCGCATTAACACCATCAATATTCATCTTTATGCCTTTTAAATCAGATAATAATTTATCTATTGCTAGTGCCAGTTCAGTGTGTATACCTAAACAATCATTCTCCTTGGCTAACTCTATTAGTCGTGGAGCTCTAGGATCAGCTTTATGATATCTATGTCCAAAACCAGGTATTTTTTCTTCTGTTGCAATTAGCTCATTAACTAAATCATGAGCAATATCTTCTATTCGGTCCTTTGAGCGTTCAATTCCTTCTTGAAGGAGTTTCATCGTTTTTTCTATCGCTCCAGCATGATTTTCACCAAAAGCTAATAATCCCCCCGCTATACATGCTGGAAGCTGTGAACCTGCCGAAGCCATTATTCTGGCAGTTTGAGTGCTAGGAGGGGTGATACCATGATCGCAAAATGAAATTAAAACAGATTCTAACATTTTTGATTCATTTTTTTCAGGTAATTCTCCCTTTAAAAGAATAAAAACCATTTCTGGAAATGATATATTACCAATCAAATCTTCTTGAGGGTATCCTCTTGTGATAATTTTGTTAGGTTCAACCTTAGTAATGGCGGTTCTCCATTTTAAATTACTGATTTTAAACATTTTTTCTAATTTTTCCCTACCAATAGCCATCATATATCACTCCTACAATTTCGAAAAAATACAATGTGTTAATCTGTCAATTTATCCAGATTTAAGCAGATAGAAGCTCTCCGTGGTTCTACACAACAACATGGGCGTACAGAAACAATTCGTACTCCACTAGCCCTTTGAGGACCAATATTAATAAAAGACCCTAGTGCAGTAACAGACCCACCAATACCCATTGTACCTACATTTAGTGTATTTAGAGCATTAGTTACTATTTTTTCAAATTCATTTTGCTTATCTAAATTTCCATAAGCCATAGCTTTAAGCATTAATGATGTAGCTTCAAAATGAGTTCTACCAATGCCCACAGCCGGAATACATGGAGTACACCCTAGCATTGGAACCTCTGATTTCAACCATGTTACAACTTCCTCAAATACTTTTCTATTATTTCGCTGATGGAAAACTCTATAAGTACGAGACCTCATTTCAGGACCTCCACCTAACATGAGCAAATGAATATTAATACCTTCACCATCCATTTTTTCAAGTATAAAAGAGGGAGGAACTAATTTAGCTGGATCATCATATAAACCTTTAATTTGTTCTAACCTTTCAATTTCATTCCCTTTAACTGCCATAGGTCTTGCTGGCAATTCTCTCAAACCTTTAGCTATTCCCATATTTATATCGTCAAAGAAATTAATAGGAAACGGAGTATTTTCTCCAATTTCTATTAATACATGAGGAATACCAGTATCATCACAAAGAGGAGCTTTTTTATTACTTGCGACTTCTGCATTTTCAATTAAAAGTTCTAAAAAAAATGAAGAATTTTCATTTTCTTCATTCTCCAGAGCTCGTTTATAAGCATTGAATTGATCACTTCGAAAGGAAGTGCTTGCTTCAATAACCCCCTCTTTTATTATTTCAATAAGACTCATGACTTCTCTCCAGTATTAATAAAATTCTATTAAATAATCATATTAAATTGTATATATTAAATCCTTTCCAGAATTGTTATAAATAAAAATTCAACTAAATACTCATTTTTTGGGGATGGCCAGATCTCTAGCTCCTTTTTCTGAGATTTTAGCATCAGGATAATATCTATCAATCATGCTCTGAACCAGTGCAACCTGCCCTATACGTTCCTTTGCTTGTTTTTCGGTTGTATCCCATCCATGATGTGCAGCAACCGCACCTCCAGTTTTCAGATATACTGGAGAAGCTATTTTTATTATATCTGGAACCTCATAATGCCGAATAAATCCACCAGAAGATTGGGGGTTTTCAGTATGGATATCTATAGAGATATTTATCGCATCCCTCAAAGCAGAGATCATATTTATTTGAAGATCACGGACCGGGTTAAATGAATCTGCACCAATTCCTTCTAAAAGCTTCGCCGAAGCCGGATTGCCATGTCCAGTGTGTGCTGAGACTTTTAAATGCGCGTCACATGGAATTTCACCTTCTTGGCGCATTTTACCCAAAATCCATAACAATCCCTCATCATATACTACAATACCTCTAACACCAAAGTGGATGGCTCTCTTCACATCTTCAATAGCATAATAAAGGTTATCATAGCCTCTAAGACGGTAGCCAATTCTGGCCCCTTCGGTAGTTCTTGCGGATGCACTGGTATCATATGTAGCTCGTGGCCCTACACTTAAAAAAAGTTCCACACTATGATCATAGGCAATATCCACCATTTCTTCAATTTCCTGATCACTAAGTAGCATTATGCCTTTAGTCTGCGTAACTCTGTGGATGGTAAGATCATGTTCAATTACTGCATCCATTAAAGCCAGCATGGCCTGCGGTTTTTGTATCCCTGGCACCTCAAATCGATATTGGGCCCGGTCGGGAAATCTCTTAGGGGAATGATTCAATGTGTTATCCTCTTTGTTAATGCCTACTGAAGTTAAAAAACGTTTCGTATCCATAAAATCACCTGATATTAAACCAATTAATTATTAAAAATATCAATATGCACCTATAAATTCCTGGTTTATGATTTCCATAACATCTTGCATTTTATACTTTTCAATATCATCTATAATTGTTAAAACATCCATATCCACCTTTGGATTTAATTTAAAAAATTTTTCAAATATATCCGTCCGCTGGAATGGATTTTCAGGTTCCCCCTGAGGTAAATAAAATGTTTTATCATAAATCTGGTTTTTAGTTTTTAAAATTACTCTGGAAGGCCTTTTTTCAGGATAAAGACTTTCTAATCCATTTTCTTCTTTTATGATAATTTTATCCGCCATTTCTGTTATTTCCGGATCCATTTGATGGTTAGTTATATCCACCAGATCCAAATTAACACCCCGTACAACCAAAGCCATACTTACTGGCAGACTCTGACGAATAGCTTCCATAGTAGAAGGTCTATAATTATTGTGTTGGGAAGCTATTTTATAGGTTTTTACTACTATTTCTTCAATATTTTCATATGCGATATTATTTTTATTGATAATAAAAAAAAGAGCATCTAAACTGGAATGTATATGTCGACACACAGGATATTTCTTAAAGTATACATCTTTAATATGATAATTCCCCAGCTCCATCCGATTTTCTAATTGATCTAAATTTAATTGATCAAAACCGACCATTGCATTTAAAAATCCTTCATTACCTTCTAATATACTTTTTGCTCCTGTGAAGCCTTTTTTCGCCATCAGTACAGAAAGAACACCAGATTGTGCGGCTTTACCTGCATGGAGATGTTTAGCCATACTGCCAAAATGATCAGATTCCAGAAGTCCGCATGCCTGAGTGCCTGCAATACCCAGAGCATTTGATATTTCATTTTTATTAAGATTTAATGTTTTAGCAGCTGCTCCTGCAGCTCCAAAGGTTCCACAAGTCCCTGTAGAGTGAAAACCTTTATTTCGATGAATAGGATTTACTAACATGCCTAAAACCAATGCCAATTCATAACCAACAACTAATGCAGTTAAAAAGTCCTTGCCACTTCTATTTTGGGATTCAGAAATCGCCATCGCAGAAGGTATTACACATGCCCCTGGGTGAAGCTGTGCAAAACGATGTCCATCATCTAAATCCATAGAATGGGCAAAAATTCCATTAGCAAGTGCAGAATCCATTGCATAGGCCTTTTTTGTACCAATTACCGTGGACTCATCACCTTCCCCAATTATTTCCTTAATTATGGAACCACTTTTCATTTGGGAACCCTTAAGTGAAATTCCTAGAAAATCAATAAAACAGGTTTTAGCTTTCTCAATAATATCCTCTGGAATTTTAGAATAGGAATTAGAGATAATAAAATCTGCGAAATTTTCAGTTATCATTATCCTAAAATAAGATAGTTATAGGATAAATCTTTTGATTTCATGCCATAATTAACTGGAAAAATCCTCCATTACTTAAACTAGAATAGATTTAGAAGATCTATAACTCATATTTTCTAATTATAATAATTTTATAATAATTATATTTAAAATAAATAAATAAAAGAAATATTAAAAGTAGTTAGTTAATATAAAAGAATTTATAGGCTTATCTGTAAAATCTTACCAATGGTTTACTTAAATGTCGGCGAGCTGATGGAGGTACCTCATAACATCCTTTATCTAAATCTCTTTCAACTTCCACTCGAATTTTTGAACCTTCACGAAGTTTTATGCCACATTTTGTACATTTAAAACCTTTACCTTTACCCGCAGATTTCATTCTTTTCCCACAACTGCATATAGGATTTTTTTCCTGGTAAAGGTCATTTAAATGTTGAATAATAAATTTTTCCATATTTAAAGTGCCCATATTACCAATACCTCCGTAAACGATTAATTCATCCCCTTTGATCAGTTTCCTTGCAGTATCTCTAAAGTTTTTGGTAGGCTCATATGCTGCACATTCTACTTCACCAGAACTATCTTTTAAAGAAAAAATAACATGTCCTCCTTCAATGGTGTGGGGGGCATCATTTACAGTGCCCTGGACAATATAGCAACTATATTTCTTCACATCTCTAATTTTATCTATTTTAACCAGATGCATGTCGGTGTGCTGATTTGTCTCATAAATTCTGTATCTTTCTACCTTTTCCAGAGTTTTAACCAAGTTATGGGCTTCAAGTACTATTTCGGGACTTTCACCACGGATACCATACAAAATAGGGCAAGGCGTATGTGGTTCTATAGCGATATAACCATTGTCCAAGTTATCAAAAGTTTCAGGATATGTTTTACCGTTCATCAACCTTACCGAGTCATAATCAATCATTCTATTTTTACCATAATTTTCAGGAAGGCGATAAGCTAACAGCTCATAGGTTTTATCCGGTAGGGGACATCCAATGGCTGCCAGAGCCCCTATGATTCCTCGGCCATTTTTGAACTTATAAACATCTGCACCGATTTTATCTGCCAATTTCTCTGTTTCAGTAATTGAAACTATGTCCCTGATGGTTTTTAGGGCGTATCTTTCTAATTCCTCTGTGATTGGACCTTGGTAAAATACAACACCAGGATTGGTTCTTTCATCTTCTAACTCCGACAAATCTTCAATATAACTTAGAACAAGTTTTTTAATAGTTTCAACATCATTTTCTGATTTTGAACTTATTTTAAATGATACTGCGCCATTTCCACGAGTTTTATATTTTGCGAAAGGATTCAATCTTATTAATTTAGGATAACCCTCAATGTTATAACCACAACTTTTAAGTTTATCAATTATTACACTAGTTATGTAAGTAGTGCACATCCCTTTCTGGGAATCTGTATCATCTATGCCAATATACAAATTATACATTTTATTTCACCGGTGATCCTTATGCAAAGGAATGAAATTTTAAAAGAAATTAATGAACTTCTCTCCAGTCATGGTTTTGAATCTTCTCATATATATGATAGAAGTTGCTTTGACATGGTGGCTCGTAAGAAGTTTCTTCTATTATTACTCAAGGTGCTAATAAATATTGATGGTTTCACTGGAAAACAAGCAGAAGAAATTAAAAGACTGGCACATTATTTTTTAGCATCCCCTCTCGTAGTGGGTGTTAAATCAAAAAAAGAATATTTAGAAGAAGACGTAGTTTATGAAAGGCATGGGATTCCCGTTATCGCAGTTGAAACTCTTCGAAATATAATTATGGAAGATCTCTACCCGGAGATATTTGCGGACCGAGGGGGATACTTTGTACAAATTGATGGAGATATTTTAAGTGAAATAAGGGAAAAACAAAATCTTTCACTAAAAGATCTGGCAGATATGGCCCACGTTTCACGAGAAACCATATATAAATATGAACATGGCCTGGCTAGAGCCTATCCTGAAACTGTGATGATGCTGGAAAACATTTTAAACCTTAAAATTACTCTTTCCATAGATCTTTTCAAGTTACCTCCAGTCCAGGAGACAGAGAATATTAACACTGCCAATGAACCTAAGGAACTGGTGGATCTTGGTTTTGGAGTAATTCCCACCAACAGAACACCATTTGACGCAATTGCCAAACCCGATTTAAAATCATCTAATGAAAAGAAAAATAATGAAAGTTCTATGATAACTAATCTGGAAAAAAACAGAACCCAAAATATTCTAAAGAAAATGGCAATAAATGTAAAAGATTTATCAGAAATTACGGGTGCTAATTCTGTATTCATTTTTGAAAATAAAAAGAAGCTGGATAATATCAAAGGAGTACCAGTTGTCCATAACTGGGAAATAGAGGATATGAAAAACTCTGGCGAATTTTTAAAACTCCTTAAAGAACGTAAGGAATGTAACTAATAAAAATCATTTTTTTTTTTTACTGATCTTTATTGGTATTACACTCTTTTGAAGATGGGATTCTTTGTATTTATATCTAAAATAAAATGATGGTTAATTAATCAATAAAAAAAATTAGAAAAAAGAGAATTTAATATCTTAAATTCCTTTTTTTATTTCCTGAAGCCTTATTATATGCTACTTGTCTCTTTTTACCCTTGGCATATATTCCATAACCCCTATTCTTTAGGGCAGTGTTTTTAGCAATTTTGGCATAAGAACCCGATGAATAAATTCCATTACTTTTATTATTAGATGCTGTATTGTAGTATATGGATGCTGATTTAGCTATAGATATTATACCTGTCTTGTAATTATTTTTTGCTGAATTTTTATAGATGTATGCTGAGGATCCCCTGGAATAAATTCCATATCCTTTATTAGCATAGGCTGTGTTTTTGTTTATATTTGCGGATACACCTTTAGAATATATTCCATGTAACTTGTTGTAATACGCCTTATTATTATAAATAATGGCTTTTGATCCAGTAGAATATATTCCGTACTTGTTATAGTAGTTTTGATTGGATTCAATGAGCGCATTGTAACCATTTGAAAGGGCACCACAGTTAACATTGTATTTTGCTTTATTACTAATGATTTTAACTGTTGAACCTGTTGAATAGATTCCATTACCTGAATTTTTAGTAACATTAGATCTATAAATGATTGCCTTATACCCTGAAGACCGGATACCATTCTGTTTATTGTAATTAGCAGATGAATCCCAAATTTGTGCAGAACTTCCAGTAGAATAAATACCATTCTGTTTATTGTAATTAGCAGATGAATCCCAAATTTTTGCAGTGCTCCCAATAGAATAAATACCATTCTGTTTATTGTAATTAGCAGATGAATCCCAAATTTTTGCAGTGCTCACAATAGAATAAATACCATTCCAGCTGTTATAATCCGTTTTAACACCATTTATCTGAGCATTGTTACCTGAAGATCGGATTCCATTATTTTTATTAGAATTTGCCCCTATACTGAACAATTTAACCCCAGAACCTGTGGATCTAATTCCGTTTTGTGAATTTGATGAAGTAACTGCATTGTATATTGTGGCATTATTCTTAGTGGAGTATATTCCATTTTGCCCATTGTTATTAGCTGAACTGACATAATTTACATAGGCATTGAGGCCATCCAGATAAATACCATTCAGTTTATTTTGATTGGCACTTAATACTAGGAAGATGTAGAGATCGTTACCTTTAGAGTATATTCCATTTTGACCATTAAGGGTTGAGTTAACATAATACATTTGAGCTTTACTGCCACTAGAATAAATTCCATTATATCCATTACTTGCACATAGAATATTGTACAGAAAAACATTGTTTCCAGTGGAATAAACACCATTCCATGTATTGTTATAGATTGATGATGATGATATACTGTTATCAGCTCCAGTTAAATGAAAACCATTTTTTTGGTTATATCTAGATTTAATTGAAACAAATCGGTTTCCAGACCCACTAGAGTTAATACCCGAATAGTCATTCAATTCTGTAGTTGAATTGGTAACTGTACTATTATTTCCATCGATCAATATCCCATTTTTATAATTATAGTTGGCATAACACTGATTTATTGTGGTATTATGTCCTTTAGAATAAATTCCATGGTCATAATTGAAATAAGCATAATTCAAGGTTATGTTGGAATTATATCCTTCAGAATAAATACCCGATTTTTCATTGTAATGAGTTCTGCTGTTATAGACGGTTGTATTATTTCCTGAGGAGGTGATTCCATGCCCATCACTGTATGTTACATTATTAAGCTCAAGATAAGCATTATTTCCAGTGGAATTTATTCCATTGGAACCGCTGGAAGATATATTGTTATTCTTTATATTTGCAAAGTCTCCAGACGAATTTATCCCTTCCATACCGGCATATGTGATTTTATTATTTATTACATGGACATTATCACCTGTGGAGTTCACCCCACATAAGTTTGTGTCATTAATTGTATTATTGGAAATAGTAGCATTATCCCCAGTAATAAGGATACCGTCTCTTGTAGAGGAAAGAATGGTGTTATTATTTATGGTAGCATTGTTTCCATCCACACTCATAGAGCCATTAATTGACAATCCAGAGACTGTGGTGTTAACAGATGAACTTAAAACCTGTATAATATCATTGCCAGCGTCACCAAATAATTCAACACTCCCCTCTGCTATGATGGAGACTGAACGATCTAAAATAATTTTCACATTTTCATATAAACCTTCCATGAAAGTGAAGGTATCCCCATCCTCAAATGTGTATTCCACTCCATCTAGGGTAAATGTGGTTGAAATACCATCTGAAGTGAATATGTCAGAATAAGTGGTATTATTCACTGCATAATTAGCTGCAGAAACTGTACTAATCATAGACAATACAGCCAATACCAATACCACTGCAAATATTGTTTTTTGTTGTGATTTAATTATATTACCTCCAATTTTTTAAAAAAATTTTCTTAAAATATTAATAATAAAAAATCATTTTATGTGAACATTATTCTAATGATTATATTTAAATTTTATTAATTGAAACGAAGTAATACTTTTAAAAATAGCTTCAAAATGGTTAAAAAAGATAAAAATAGTTTATAATAATTTTTTTTATTTAATGAGCTTTTTTTATCGAATCTATGATTCAAAATTGCCAAAAAACAAAAAATAGAATTAGTGTAATGGGAAGATAGAATAGAATGAATAAAAAGTTTTTTCCACTTTAAAGGGTTATAATCGGATTATTTTTTAAGTATTATTTTATTTAAATGTTATATCTGGTTTAGTAATAATATATCAATTTTTATTAATTTACAAGATTAAAGAACTTAAAACTCTTTAACTAACTTAAAGGTTTCCTCTGCTTCAGAGGGACTAGCTATTCCTAGTGCTATCATATCCACGTAATCTAAGGTTTTTAGAAAATCAAAAGCTTCTTCTGGTTTTAAAATGCCCGCAGCCAATATTTTTTTAGCAATAATTATTTTATCAATTTTGTACATTAATTCCCGAAATTCTAGCCGGGTGTCTTCCATGAAAGTGCTTGTATCCATCAAATAACCTAATTTGTTAACAGGTACCATGTAAATATCAAATAAATCCAAAATTGGAGATTTTAATAGATTTTTAGTAGTTTTAAATGGCATATGTGTTACTAGTCCAGGTATGGAACCAGAATCTGTTATAAGATTTAGTTTCTCTCCTACAAATTCCCAACCCCAACTATCAGTGATTATGGCGTGAAGAAGCATAGTACTTGCTTCCAGATCAGAGAATGTTTCAATATCCTCATCTTCTTTATCAGGGCGGATGGTTCCCACGATATCAAGTTCACAACCATCTTCAATGGCCATTCTAACTGCTTTTATAACATTTTCATAGGGAATTATTTGGATCCCTTTTACTCCCATATCATGTGACTTTTTAATTATTTCTAACATATTTTCGGGTTTTTGGTATAAATCCAACTGGTATAAACGTGCTCTATGTCCAAACTGAGATGCTCCGATAAAAGGAGAAGTTCCAAGAAGAGTTTTTGGTATTTCTTTATTTTTTATATTAATATTTCCATTAAACATGTGAATCAATTTATAATAATTGTTTTATAATTAGAATTAGTTTTTTACATATTAATTATATTACTTTACTTCTAAAATTGCTTGAAAATTAAAAAATGGAGTAAATTTCAGGTTTTATTCACCTAAATAATTCTTCTATATCATCAAATTGTTCGGCAACCCAGTTATAAATGTTTCTTTCTTTCACAATCTCTTTTAAACCAGATAAGCGTTCTTTTCTTTCCTTTGATTTCATGGATACTGCTTGGTATATAGCTTCTGCAGTTTGTGAAACATCAAAAGGATTCACATTTATTGAATAATCTTTCAACTCTTCATATGAACCCGCATGTTCAGATAATATTAAAACACCACCATTATCATTTATAACTGAACCTTCCTTGGATACTATGTTCATCCCATCACATATGGGATTTACCATTAAACAGTCGTAATTTTTAAAGGCTGCTGCCACCAGCGAGTAATCTGCCTTAAAAATTTGTTCAATGGGTTTCCAATCATCTGTAGAA harbors:
- a CDS encoding DNA-binding protein, with the translated sequence MYNLYIGIDDTDSQKGMCTTYITSVIIDKLKSCGYNIEGYPKLIRLNPFAKYKTRGNGAVSFKISSKSENDVETIKKLVLSYIEDLSELEDERTNPGVVFYQGPITEELERYALKTIRDIVSITETEKLADKIGADVYKFKNGRGIIGALAAIGCPLPDKTYELLAYRLPENYGKNRMIDYDSVRLMNGKTYPETFDNLDNGYIAIEPHTPCPILYGIRGESPEIVLEAHNLVKTLEKVERYRIYETNQHTDMHLVKIDKIRDVKKYSCYIVQGTVNDAPHTIEGGHVIFSLKDSSGEVECAAYEPTKNFRDTARKLIKGDELIVYGGIGNMGTLNMEKFIIQHLNDLYQEKNPICSCGKRMKSAGKGKGFKCTKCGIKLREGSKIRVEVERDLDKGCYEVPPSARRHLSKPLVRFYR
- a CDS encoding transcriptional regulator — translated: MQRNEILKEINELLSSHGFESSHIYDRSCFDMVARKKFLLLLLKVLINIDGFTGKQAEEIKRLAHYFLASPLVVGVKSKKEYLEEDVVYERHGIPVIAVETLRNIIMEDLYPEIFADRGGYFVQIDGDILSEIREKQNLSLKDLADMAHVSRETIYKYEHGLARAYPETVMMLENILNLKITLSIDLFKLPPVQETENINTANEPKELVDLGFGVIPTNRTPFDAIAKPDLKSSNEKKNNESSMITNLEKNRTQNILKKMAINVKDLSEITGANSVFIFENKKKLDNIKGVPVVHNWEIEDMKNSGEFLKLLKERKECN